The proteins below are encoded in one region of Erinaceus europaeus chromosome 15, mEriEur2.1, whole genome shotgun sequence:
- the UBE2I gene encoding SUMO-conjugating enzyme UBC9 isoform X1, with protein sequence MLAAAAPNDYGLGPNVPPVARAAGLGTLTEGRAPGASLCPGRGPLAQGGRDVVSMSGIALSRLAQERKAWRKDHPFGFVAVPTKNPDGTMNLMNWECAIPGKKGTPWEGGLFKLRMLFKDDYPSSPPKCKFEPPLFHPNVYPSGTVCLSILEEDKDWRPAITIKQILLGIQELLNEPNIQDPAQAEAYTIYCQNRVEYEKRVRAQAKKFAPS encoded by the exons ATGTTGGCGGCGGCGGCCCCCAACGACTACGGGCTTGGCCCCAACGTTCCGCCAGTTGCCCGGGCCGCGGGACTCGGGACCCTCACGGAGGGACGGGCGCCCGGTGCGTCCCTCTGCCCGGGCCGCGGGCCCCTGGCGCAGGGGGGACG GGACGTTGTGAGCATGTCGGGGATCGCCCTCAGCCGACTCGCACAGGAGCGGAAAGCGTGGAGGAAGGACCACCCATTT GGCTTCGTGGCTGTGCCCACCAAGAATCCCGATGGCACCATGAACCTCATGAACTGGGAGTGCGCCATTCCGGGCAAGAAGGGG ACGCCATGGGAAGGAGGCCTGTTTAAACTACGGATGCTCTTCAAAGACGACTACCCGTCCTCACCGCCAAAAT GTAAATTTGAGCCGCCGCTCTTCCACCCGAACGTGTACCCCTCCGGCACGGTGTGCCTCTCCATCCTGGAGGAGGACAAGGACTGGAGGCCCGCCATCACCATCAAGCAG ATCCTGCTCGGCATCCAGGAACTCCTAAACGAACCAAATATCCAAGACCCCGCTCAAGCAGAGGCCTACACGATTTACTG CCAAAACAGAGTGGAGTATGAGAAAAGGGTCCGAGCACAAGCCAAGAAATTCGCGCCCTCATAA
- the UBE2I gene encoding SUMO-conjugating enzyme UBC9 isoform X2: MSGIALSRLAQERKAWRKDHPFGFVAVPTKNPDGTMNLMNWECAIPGKKGTPWEGGLFKLRMLFKDDYPSSPPKCKFEPPLFHPNVYPSGTVCLSILEEDKDWRPAITIKQILLGIQELLNEPNIQDPAQAEAYTIYCQNRVEYEKRVRAQAKKFAPS, translated from the exons ATGTCGGGGATCGCCCTCAGCCGACTCGCACAGGAGCGGAAAGCGTGGAGGAAGGACCACCCATTT GGCTTCGTGGCTGTGCCCACCAAGAATCCCGATGGCACCATGAACCTCATGAACTGGGAGTGCGCCATTCCGGGCAAGAAGGGG ACGCCATGGGAAGGAGGCCTGTTTAAACTACGGATGCTCTTCAAAGACGACTACCCGTCCTCACCGCCAAAAT GTAAATTTGAGCCGCCGCTCTTCCACCCGAACGTGTACCCCTCCGGCACGGTGTGCCTCTCCATCCTGGAGGAGGACAAGGACTGGAGGCCCGCCATCACCATCAAGCAG ATCCTGCTCGGCATCCAGGAACTCCTAAACGAACCAAATATCCAAGACCCCGCTCAAGCAGAGGCCTACACGATTTACTG CCAAAACAGAGTGGAGTATGAGAAAAGGGTCCGAGCACAAGCCAAGAAATTCGCGCCCTCATAA